Below is a window of Enterococcus gilvus ATCC BAA-350 DNA.
ATGAGAAGAAATCAGGCTTTACCGCGTTAGATATCGTAGAAAATCCGAAGAACTTCAACTTTGTCGAGATCGAGCAGGCACAAACGGTACGCAGCTTGGAGGATCTAGATGCGGCGACTTGTTTCTTTACCTTCATGTTTAATTCAGGGGAGAACTACAAGGATTATTTGATTCGCGATCAGCACGCGACAGATTTTCCGATCAGCTTGATCGTGAAAGACGAGAACAAGGACAAGGCGTGGGCGAAAGACATCAACAACGCCTTCCTGACGAAGGAAAGCAAAAAAGGCATCAACGACCACTTCAAGGGAGTGTTCACGTTCTATGACTAATTTTCAAGAGCTGGACCGACGCTTGAATTATTTGTTGGAGTTGAAACGCCAAGTGGTAGGGATCAGCTTTTTACGCACCAAAGAGGACTTTGATGCCCACGCAGCACCAGCGACGGACAAATTGGTGCCTTATTGCCGTTCTGTCCAGCAGGCCACAGAAGGTGTCAGCGTCAAGCTGACGATCGATAATTTTGGCTGTCCGGCATCGGCAGTGGCTTTGGGCTTGATCGAAAATGACGAATACAGCGCCAGCGGACAAAAGCATGCCAACATGGGTGTCTACAAGGATATAGAAGTGAGTAAAGCCATCGCAGACGACATGGTCTATTGCCGCGAGCCGTCTTACGGGATCGCAGTCGAGCCTATCCAAGCATGGACGCAGGCACCGGATGTTCTTCTGGTGATCACGACGCCCTTTAATGCGATGCGTCTTTTGCAGGGGAATGCGTATTTCAATGGGCAGGCGAAGCAGATGAAAATGACCGGGATGCAAGCGATCTGCCAAGAAGGAACATCGTATCCCTATGAAACAGGGCTGATCAATGTGTCTATGATGTGCTCGGGGACACGATATGTCGCTCGCTGGAAAGACGAGGAGCTTTGTGTCGGGATTCCTTATGCGCTTTTCGAGTCGATCATCGAGGGATTGGAAGAAACCTTGAATCCAATGGAATTACTGGAAAAGAAACGCAAGATCATCAAGAAGACCGCAGAAGACGGTGCGCCTGATTTTTATGAGGTTCGCAAACGGGATAATTATTTTAGAGGCGCGTATCAAGGCGTCAAACGGTAGGTGTGAAGGAAATGGAGATAGTCATCGATCAAGTCAATAAAAGCTACGGTGAACAAATGATTTTGGAAAATATTTCTCTAACGATCCCCTCTGGCTCCATTATGGGGATCTTAGGGATCAGCGGCGCAGGGAAGTCCACCCTGCTGCGCTGTATCAATGGACTGGAGCAGAGTCAGTCCGGCAGCATCCGAATCGGGACGCAGCAGCTGGAGAAGCTGTCTGAAAAGGAATTGCGGGACACGAAGAAAAAAATCGGGATGATCTTCCAAGGCAATTCTTTGATTGAACAAAAAACGATTTTTAAAAATGTCGCCTTGCCATTGGAGTGCAGCGGGTATGCCAAGGAAGCCATCAACGAACGGGTAGAAGAATTACTGGCAGAGGTGGGGATCGCGGACAAGGCACAGATGAAGCCGCGGCAGCTATCTGGCGGACAAAAGCAGCGTGCGGCGATCGCTCGCGCGCTGACCATGAACCCGGAAATTTTATTGTGCGATGAGGCCACCTCTGCGCTTGACCCGAATATCACGAATGGGATCTTGGACTTACTGCTGCGCTTGAACCAGAAGATGGGGCTGACGATCGTCGTAGTGACCCATCAAATGGAGGTCGTGAAAAAAATCTGTGATCGAGTCGCGATTTTGCAACAGGGCAAGATCGTAGAGGAGGACACTGTCCAACAGGTCTTTCTCAATCATTCCGCGGTTTTGCAGACGATCACGGGAGAGGAACAATCCAACTTTGGGACACTCAAAGCGGGGCATCTATTGGTAAAGATCGTGACACATCTAGAAGAAGATCTCTTGGCTCTGCTGCTTGATGCCGGGATCAAGACACCGCACTTATTGCAGGCAACGACGGAGCATTTTAAGACAGACAGCCTGACGACGTTAGTGCTTTCGATCTCTGAAGAAGATGCAGAAGTGGTCTGGCAGCTTGCGGAAAAGGGGCATTTTAGTTGTCAGGAGGTGGCGGCTCATGAGTAATTCGGTGTTGTTCACCCAAGTGCTGGTACCGAACTTGATCAGCACGCTGATCATGGTGCTGGTCTCTTCCTTGATCGCGACGATCATCGGCTTCGCTTTGGCAGTCGTCCTGGTCATCACGAATAAAAAGGGCTTGTCTCCCAATGGGACGATCTATCGGTTGTTGGATTTTGTCGTCAATATCATTCGGTCTTTTCCATTCATTATCTTGATGGTGGCACTGATGCCCATGACGCGTTCCATCGTAGGGACGACGATCGGCACCTCCGCGGCGATCGTGCCGCTGACTTTTGCTATGACGCCTTATGTGGCACGACTCTTCGAGAACAATCTGCTGGAGATCAATCCTTATACCTTGGACGCAGCGAAGTCCATCGGCGCGACCCACATGCAGATCATTTTCAAGGTCATGCTGGTGGAGGCTTTTCCTAGTATGATCTCCAGTCTGACCTTGGCGATCATTTCGGTATTGGGCTACACAGCGATGGCGGGAACTGTTGGTGCTGGTGGATTAGGCGCAGTGGCGATCACTTACGGGTATCAGAATTTCGACAATACGATCATGTACAGTACGGTGGTTCTGTTGATCGTCTTCGTCCAGCTCGTTCAATGGATCGGCAATCTTTGTTACAAAAAAGCGAAAAATTAAATCAAAGCAGAGCATCTTTGTGGGAACAGGGGCTCTGCTTTTTGTGTTTTCAAAAATCGTCTGTTTTCCCTACCGCAATCAGGTATAATGAAAGAACGATGTTTTTTAGGAGGCGCTATGGGGACAAAACATATGAAGCTGAATTTGCAATATATCAGTATGCAGATTCCTTATTGGATGGGTTTTTCGGTGTTGGGGACATTTACGTCCGTCTTTTTGCTGTCTCGTGATTTTACTAACGGGGAGATCGGGATGGTCTTGTCCTTGGCAAATTTACTGGCGGCACTGGTTCAACCATTTTTAGCATCTTTTGCGGATCGGATGACACGGGTCCGGTTGTCGCAGCTCGCAGCGGGAATGGCTGTTTTGCTGGTGCTTTTTTCGGGGATCTTACTTGTTCTGCCGAAGGTCTTTTTGGTCGTCGCCTTCATCTATGTCTTGATGTACGCGTGCCTGGTCTTGCTGCAGCCCATGACGATCGCGATCGGGACGTTCTTTATCAGCCGCGGCTACAGCTTAAATTTTGGGATCGCACGTGTTCTGGGTTCCTTGGCTTTTGCAGGAGCCGCTGCGGTAACGGGCGTGCTGATCGAACGATTTTCTCCGACGATCATTCTGTATTTATTGATTGGCATTTTTCTCGTCTTCGCTTTGATGGCGCTGTCCATCGATACGCGAAAGCATGGCGGCCAGTATTCCCCGTCACTTTTACAGGAGACGCATCATGAGGGACAGACGACAGAACCGATCGGACTGCTTGCCTTTGCGCAAGAATATAAGCGCTTTATGTTCTTGCTGGTGGGGGTCTCGCTGCTGTTTGTGTTCCATACGATCATCAACAGCTACATGTTCCAGATCATGCAGCCCTTAGGCGGGACCGCTGCAAACGCAGGAACGTCCTTATACGTGGCTGCCTTGAGTGAATTGCCGACGATGTTCTTCTTCTCATGGTTTTTGCGACGCTTTAAAATCCGTTCACTGATGCGGATCGCGGCGTTCTTTTTCTCCATTAAAGCACTGCTGATCCTCTTTGCCGGCACGATTTTTTTGATCAATGTCGCCCAAAGTTTGCAAATGGTCGGTTTTGCGATGCACACGATGGCGTCTGTCTATTATACGAATCAAATCATTCCGCAGAAGGATCTAATCAAAGGGCAAACCTTGATGGCGACCGCCAATACGAACGGCGGGATCATTGGCGCCTTTGTCGGCGGTCAGATGCTGAGCGTTCTCTCTGTGTCCGCGATGCTTCTGATAGGTACGATGATCTCGATCGCTGGTACGTTGATCGTTTGGGTCTCGGTGGAAAAATAACACAAACATTAAAAGAAACGTCTATTTCTATTAGAGGAATAGGCGTTTTGTTTCGTTTATTTTTTTAAATAGGATAGAGTGAAGTTTGTAATGATCGATTAGGATACCGCTTCTGCTTCAATCAAGAGCAGAAAAAAACAGGTAGTGTGCAGTTGCTTGCACGAACAAGGAGGTCGTTTATGAAACGTTATCGCTATTATCTGATCATTCTTCTGATTGCTGGACTCTTTATTGTTCCGCAATTATGGACGCAAAAAATGATTCTGGGTGCAGATGCCATTTTTCACTACAACCGTTTTTATGAAACGGCAGAGCAGCTCAGGACAGGAAACTTCAGCTATTTTATCTCGATCTTTGGCTTTCAACAATCTGGTCGGATCGTGAATGCCGTGTATGGGCCATTATTTTCTTATTTACAAGGCTTGCTGGTTTGGCTGGCTGGAAGCTGGTTTCGTTACCAAGTGCTGTCGAATTTTTTGGTGTATGCATTGGCCGGGTGTTCGCTGTTCAAATTGTTGACCTATGACAAAATCAAGGAAAGCACAGCATTGTTTACGGCAGTTATTTTTATGACCACCTACAGTATGAATTACTGGATACTGAATCAAGGATTTACTAGTTGGGGGACGTGCTTACTTCCCTTGTGTCTGATTCCGCTGGTGGATCTGAAGAATCGGCATTTTCCGATTGTAAAGGTTGCATTGAGCATGGCGTTGATGACGCAGATCCATATGCTGACAGCAGTGATGCTGGGCTTGATCTACGCGCCCTTTTTTATTGCCTATGCGCGCGATCGCTGGGGGACCGCACTGGTCGAACTCGTAAAATCGATTCTTTTATACGGATGTCTCTCCATCAATGTTTGGATCAGCTTGTTCCTGATTAACACGGGGGATCAGTTGAAGATGCCTTTTGTGAATGCGCAAATGAGCCAAAAGGCCATTGATCTAGGCGGCGCCTATTGGCTGCAATACCCGAGAATCCTACGGTTGATATTGATCGTCGGTTTTCTTTGCTGCTTGGTTTATTGGCATGATGTTCAACGGTTTACGAAGCAGTTGCTGATATACAGCGGGATCTTTTTCTTGCTTTCGACAAGTATTCTTCCGTGGAATTGGCTAGTTTCCCATCATGTACCTTTCGTGACCTTGATCCAATTTCCTTTCCGCTTTTTTGCACCGTTCACGGTGTTGTTCCTGTTCTTCTTTGCGGCTATGATCAATGATCTGACAGGGAAAAAATGGCTTTGGGGTCTGATGCTCCTATTCAGTGTGATCAGCATCGGTCAGAATTTGCAGACCGTGACTCAGGAGTTGGACAAATGGGATCAGCAGACATTTTCCAGTAAGCATACCTTCGTCCGTGTTTCGGAAAAGGAAGCAAGAGAGAGCTTTTATGACGAGGATATGGGAAAAGCGCTGCGAGCGGTTGAAAAATCCAGTCCTGATTATTTGCCGATTTATCACAATGACAAGAAGAATAAGTATGTCAGCTATGAAAAACAACTTCTCGGTCAGCCAAAAACCTTCACGAAAACGGTCGACAATAATCAGTTGGTGCTCTCGTGGCAAGCGGCGTCTTCCGGGACCGTCCAATTACCGGTGACCATCTACCGAAACACGAAAATCTTCGCAGATGATCGAGAAATCACACCGACCGAGCTATCGAATATCGGGGTGCCGACGATCGAACAGCAAGCAGGGGAAAATACCGTTCGCCTGGGTTACGAACCGCCAAAATACGTAGCGATCGTTTTTGCACTCTGCGCATTGAGCTGGTTGGCTACTATTGTATGGTGCGGGTATCGTTTTTTTACTAGACAGGTTAACTTTGGCAATCTGAAGGACAATCAGGTAAAATACACATACGAAACAAGAGGAGCGGATCACCATGACAAATTACAATAACGAAAAAGACCGTCGTTTACGCGGTTCAATGGCACCAAAAACGGAGGAAGATGTTGCCTTAGCAGGAACAAATTCCAGTGAAACACAAGACAAGCCAGAAGCGTTGGCCGGCAGTAATTCGGGCGAACCGAAGGAAATTGCCCGCTCTGGTTCAAACGCGGTGGAAGAAGAAGAGCCCCACGAGTCTTTCAAAGACGAGGCGAAAAAGATCCTGAAAGAGATCGAAGAAAAAATCGATCCCAAGAAATAGAGAAAGAACGATCCATGGATAACTATTTAGAGATTTATGCGCACTGGTATCCGCGAAGCTACGGCTTGAAGGACTACCCGACAGAATGTCACGTAACCTATTCTGGCGCGGAACGGAAGGAACGATTTGAAAAGCTGACAGAAGCTCAGCAAGCGTTCATCCATCAACAAAGAAAATATGAAGTACGTTCGCTGTTTTTGCAAAAGCATTATTTGCAGACCTCCGACTGGGAATTTGTCGCACTGAATATTGATGACGAATACGAGCGCGGTGTTCATAGTCAATTGACGTGCGCCTGCGGACGTCCGTTGAAATACCAATTCGTGATCGAATCGAAGATCAAGCAGCAGGAGATTCGCTTAGGGATTCAACATTTCAAGGATCATCTGGGCATCTCCCAGCAGGTCGCGGAGGAAATCAAAAAGGGCGTGGCTCATGTAGATTTGGCATTGGATGAATTGCTGTGGCTGACGGAGAAGGGCATCCTTTTTCCCGAGGACCTCTGGCAACGCTATGTGTTTGCCTATTACCGGAACAATACCTTACGACGGCCCCTTTCTCTGAATCAAAAGCTGGCGGCTCGGGTCGTTCGTTTCCGTGATGCAAAGATGCCGTTGTTTATCGGGGATTACCTCAGTGTCGTGACGGAGATCAACCAAGTGGATCGCGAAGCCTTTGATCGGCAGGAGAAGAATTTCTTAGCAGATAAAACAGTGTTTGAATCGTATTTAGAGGATTTTCAGCAAGACATCCAAGCCCCTGTCTATCTGGAACGGAAATTTTGGGGACGGAAGCTGATGGACTTCATTCGTCTGGAACGTTATGGGACGGAAACCTATCCAGAAGCGAAGGAGCGGTATTTCGATGATCTGCTTTCTTTCTTACTTGTGCTGAAGGACCCTAAAAAAGCGGAACGGAGCATTCGCAGTTTTGTGCTTTTCCATGAGAAAAAATATGGCAATGCTGAGCTGACAGCTTTTCTGATTGAAAAGTATCAGCAGTATCACTTTTCCCAAAATTTCTTCTTAGCGATCCCGAAGGTTTATCGTGCCGGAATTCGCAAGGCGATCCAACGAAAGCAAAAGAATTAAAAAGAAGTTCCAAGCCAAATTTGAGCTTGGAACTTCTTTTTAGTTGAGCTTATAGCGCAGCACTGTTTTTTGTTTTTCAGGCGCGACTTTTCGCGGATCGGAAAGGTAGATTTCCCGATGGATGTAGTTTCCCATCGTGCAGGTTTTTTGCAGCTCGTTTTCCTCCATGAAGGCGTGCATTTTGGCAAAGGTCGCTGGCTCGTCATCGTAGGAACCGAGGTGGATCGTCTGTACCACACGTCCTTCTTCGTATCCGATGAAGGCGGCTTCTTTGATAAAAGGATTTTGTTTCTTTTTGAAGGTTGGTTCAACGATCGCCAGAAAATCTTCCTTGGAGATGCGATCAGGTTGGCGGATCATGATCTGGTAGATCAATTCATCTTTAATGATCGGTCCGTCGCCAGGGGCTGTTTCAGAAGTCCAGACTCCCTCTAGCGGATAAACGGTGTATTCAAAAGGTTCACCGATCTCGCCTTTTTTTACTTTCATCCGCAAGGCGTAAGAGAGGGCATAGAGCGCGCCGATTTGTTCTGCAAATAACGCGCTGTTGGGGTCGCCATGACCGGATAAGCAGATAAAGTTATACGCTGGGATCGTCTGGACCTCGATTTTTTTCGGTAGATACATTTGCTTTTCAGCTTTTCGCCATTCATGCTTCATTGTTTTGCTCCTCCAGTAACTGTTCTAAAACAACCATCACGCCAGAATCGTTATTTGACGGTGCGCGGTGCTTAGCAGTCTCGATCACTGTGGGGCTGCTCGCTGCCATCGCATAGCTGTTGGGTGTTAACCCGAGCATTTCCAGATCGTTGTTCGCATCACCAAAAGCAGCCAGATGCTCCGGAGAGACATGCCAACGGTCCAAAAGCCATTGGATCGCGGCGCCTTTGTTCATTCCTGGGATAATGATATCCACACTGCCGTGACCGCTGGCGACGGCTTTGATCTCGTCCTTAAAGACGTCATTCATCTCAGTGACGAAGGCGGCGACTCTGTCTATAGGCAGGTCTAAAGCGAATTTTACAAAACGGTCCTCAGAAGGCAGCTCATCAAAGGAATTCAGTTCCTTTAGACGGTGATAATAGACGCGAGAAAAGTCGCGAATCGCTTGCGGGGTCTCTTTCAAAATATACGCCGAATCAATCCCGCAGACGATCACGTCAAGGTCCAGCTCATGAGCAGCTATAAAGGCCAGTATTCGTTCGACTCGTTCGGGTGAAAAGCTTTTGCTGCGAAGCAAGCGTCCCTGCTCAAAAATCAACGCCCCATTTTCCGACACGAACGTGAGCTGGTCTTCATGTTCTGGGAAGAAGGACTTCAGTTGATAATATTGATTCCCGCTAGCGACGATGAAATGAATCTGGTGCTCTTGGAACCGCTTAAATAAGTTGGCGAAGCGTTCGTTATCATAGGTATTATCTGACCTTAAAAAAGTTCCGTCCATATCAACGGCAATTGCTTGGATCATTGTATTCCTCCTTATTCGTAGTTGCTGATAAAACCAGTGTACGTGATTTGAATAAATAACGCAAAAAACAATCAATAGACTGTGTAATCTTTGGATTTTATGGGATAATATAGGGTGCACGTACCACATTAGTAGGAGTTGAGATGGGATGTTTGATTCGCAAAAAGTGAAAGATCTAAATGAATTGGAGTTGATCGTTTATACCTTTATCGTGGAAAATATGGAACGCATAGGGCGTCTGACGATCCGTGACCTTTCTGACAGCTGCCATGTCTCTACGTCAACAATTTTACGATGTCTAAATAAGCTCGGATATTCGGGCTATACAGAGTTCAAGTATGCACTAAAGGAAAATCTTTCACGAAAGGGCCAATCTTTTGAAGCCTTTTACGATGCGACGGTCCATGTCGACGCGTTTCTAAAAAAAGTCAACAATGAAGGGTATCACACGGTGATCGATTCTGCGATCGACTTGATCGTCGGCAGTAAACATCTTGTTTTTACAGGAATTGGGACAAGCGGGACGCTGGGAACCTACGGCGCACGCTATTTTTCAAACCTGCAATTCAATGCTTATGCCATTACCGATCCCTTTATCCCTGTGCCGACACGTGGCTTGGATACGACGCTTGTCGTGGTGCTTTCTGTTTCTGGAAAAACGACGGAGATCATCAAGCAGATCGAGGATTTCAGACGGTATGGTGCCAAAATTTTGAGCATCACCAACGATCAGCATTCCATTATTGCTCAGATGGCCGATTTTAATATTTCTTATTATATGCCGGAGGTTTCGGGTCCTGATCCGAACGATGAGGCCATCAATTTGACCACACAGGTCCCCGTCATCGCTTTGCTGGAGATATTGGCCCATCAATCGTATCAACGAGACAATCACTAAAAAGCCAACCGATTTTTTTAAAAGTAGCAGCCGGGCTGTCCAAAACAGTCGGGCTGTTTTTTTTATTGGAACATGTTTCTGACGATTCCAGAAGTATTCCAATCGCAGAAAGCATCGCTTATGATAATACTGTAAACGGATACAAAAAATGCGAATGGCCATCGCTGCAAAAAAATTATTTTATTTAAGGAGAATTATTTATGAATAACTTTATCAACGAGAAATTATTACCCCCGATTCTAAAATTTGTAAATACAAAAGCAATCACGGCGTTGCGTAACGGGATGCTGTACACGATGCCCTTTACGATCGTCGGTTCCGTCTTCTTACTTTTAGCGAATTT
It encodes the following:
- a CDS encoding methionine ABC transporter permease — translated: MSNSVLFTQVLVPNLISTLIMVLVSSLIATIIGFALAVVLVITNKKGLSPNGTIYRLLDFVVNIIRSFPFIILMVALMPMTRSIVGTTIGTSAAIVPLTFAMTPYVARLFENNLLEINPYTLDAAKSIGATHMQIIFKVMLVEAFPSMISSLTLAIISVLGYTAMAGTVGAGGLGAVAITYGYQNFDNTIMYSTVVLLIVFVQLVQWIGNLCYKKAKN
- a CDS encoding DUF169 domain-containing protein, with translation MTNFQELDRRLNYLLELKRQVVGISFLRTKEDFDAHAAPATDKLVPYCRSVQQATEGVSVKLTIDNFGCPASAVALGLIENDEYSASGQKHANMGVYKDIEVSKAIADDMVYCREPSYGIAVEPIQAWTQAPDVLLVITTPFNAMRLLQGNAYFNGQAKQMKMTGMQAICQEGTSYPYETGLINVSMMCSGTRYVARWKDEELCVGIPYALFESIIEGLEETLNPMELLEKKRKIIKKTAEDGAPDFYEVRKRDNYFRGAYQGVKR
- a CDS encoding Cof-type HAD-IIB family hydrolase — translated: MIQAIAVDMDGTFLRSDNTYDNERFANLFKRFQEHQIHFIVASGNQYYQLKSFFPEHEDQLTFVSENGALIFEQGRLLRSKSFSPERVERILAFIAAHELDLDVIVCGIDSAYILKETPQAIRDFSRVYYHRLKELNSFDELPSEDRFVKFALDLPIDRVAAFVTEMNDVFKDEIKAVASGHGSVDIIIPGMNKGAAIQWLLDRWHVSPEHLAAFGDANNDLEMLGLTPNSYAMAASSPTVIETAKHRAPSNNDSGVMVVLEQLLEEQNNEA
- a CDS encoding GyrI-like domain-containing protein, whose translation is MKHEWRKAEKQMYLPKKIEVQTIPAYNFICLSGHGDPNSALFAEQIGALYALSYALRMKVKKGEIGEPFEYTVYPLEGVWTSETAPGDGPIIKDELIYQIMIRQPDRISKEDFLAIVEPTFKKKQNPFIKEAAFIGYEEGRVVQTIHLGSYDDEPATFAKMHAFMEENELQKTCTMGNYIHREIYLSDPRKVAPEKQKTVLRYKLN
- a CDS encoding methionine ABC transporter ATP-binding protein, which encodes MEIVIDQVNKSYGEQMILENISLTIPSGSIMGILGISGAGKSTLLRCINGLEQSQSGSIRIGTQQLEKLSEKELRDTKKKIGMIFQGNSLIEQKTIFKNVALPLECSGYAKEAINERVEELLAEVGIADKAQMKPRQLSGGQKQRAAIARALTMNPEILLCDEATSALDPNITNGILDLLLRLNQKMGLTIVVVTHQMEVVKKICDRVAILQQGKIVEEDTVQQVFLNHSAVLQTITGEEQSNFGTLKAGHLLVKIVTHLEEDLLALLLDAGIKTPHLLQATTEHFKTDSLTTLVLSISEEDAEVVWQLAEKGHFSCQEVAAHE
- a CDS encoding MFS transporter, which produces MGTKHMKLNLQYISMQIPYWMGFSVLGTFTSVFLLSRDFTNGEIGMVLSLANLLAALVQPFLASFADRMTRVRLSQLAAGMAVLLVLFSGILLVLPKVFLVVAFIYVLMYACLVLLQPMTIAIGTFFISRGYSLNFGIARVLGSLAFAGAAAVTGVLIERFSPTIILYLLIGIFLVFALMALSIDTRKHGGQYSPSLLQETHHEGQTTEPIGLLAFAQEYKRFMFLLVGVSLLFVFHTIINSYMFQIMQPLGGTAANAGTSLYVAALSELPTMFFFSWFLRRFKIRSLMRIAAFFFSIKALLILFAGTIFLINVAQSLQMVGFAMHTMASVYYTNQIIPQKDLIKGQTLMATANTNGGIIGAFVGGQMLSVLSVSAMLLIGTMISIAGTLIVWVSVEK
- a CDS encoding MurR/RpiR family transcriptional regulator, translating into MFDSQKVKDLNELELIVYTFIVENMERIGRLTIRDLSDSCHVSTSTILRCLNKLGYSGYTEFKYALKENLSRKGQSFEAFYDATVHVDAFLKKVNNEGYHTVIDSAIDLIVGSKHLVFTGIGTSGTLGTYGARYFSNLQFNAYAITDPFIPVPTRGLDTTLVVVLSVSGKTTEIIKQIEDFRRYGAKILSITNDQHSIIAQMADFNISYYMPEVSGPDPNDEAINLTTQVPVIALLEILAHQSYQRDNH